A single window of Electrophorus electricus isolate fEleEle1 chromosome 16, fEleEle1.pri, whole genome shotgun sequence DNA harbors:
- the LOC118242644 gene encoding nicotinamide N-methyltransferase-like has protein sequence MSSHLNKIGFFSSLFARERERERERAQLYTPVNGDCLSLLENTLNIMEEVAHFTEGEFYQVHFDSRAYIDNFYSWPRGHEEEENFLSFVLACLSRTFSTGKYKGQRLIEVGSGPTIHSIISACEYFQEIVQSDFADNNRKEIVKWLKNDWYPIIQHVCAIEGKKPFDVEVNLRQRVKQVLKCDVRLENPFHPHNIDPAECVITSLCLEAACKDLETYRKALRGVATLVRPGGILVMVGVLGQTFYYVNEKRFSCLILSKPNIESILENLGFTIHEFNILPAQDRKKIVSDFQAVFHLVALKSATYT, from the exons ATGTCCTCCCATCTCAATAAGATCGGTTTCTTTTCATCCTTgtttgcgagagagagagagagagagagagagcgagcgcagcTTTATACGCCTGTGAACGGGGATTGTCTGTCACTGTTGGAGAATACACTAAATATAATGGAGGAAGTCGCTCATTTTACTGAAGGGGAATTCTATCAGGTCCATTTTGATTCCAGGGCATATATCGACAACTTTTATTCTTGGCCACGAGGCCACGAAGAAGAAgagaattttctttctttcgtctTAGCATGTCTAAGCCGGACATTTTCAACAG GTAAATACAAAGGCCAAAGACTCATTGAAGTCGGCAGCGGACCAACAATTCACAGTATAATAAGTGCTTGCGAGTACTTCCAGGAGATAGTACAATCAGATTTTGCTGACAACAATCGCAAAGAAATTGTGAAATGGTTGAAAAACGATTGGTATCCCATCATCCAACACGTATGTGCAATCGAGGGGAAAAA GCCATTCGATGTGGAAGTGAACTTAAGACAGCGGGTGAAGCAAGTGCTGAAATGTGATGTCCGCTTGGAAAATCCTTTCCATCCTCACAACATCGATCCAGCCGAGTGCGTGATAACGTCTCTTTGTCTTGAAGCAGCATGCAAAGACTTGGAGACCTACAGAAAGGCACTTCGTGGAGTAGCGACACTGGTGCGCCCCGGTGGAATTCTTGTGATGGTTGGCGTTTTAGGTCAGACTTTCTACTACGTCAATGAAAAACGCTTCTCCTGCCTAATCCTAAGTAAGCCAAACATTGAAAGTATATTGGAAAACTTAGGTTTTACCATCCATGAATTCAACATACTTCCAGCGCAAGATCGGAAGAAGATCGTATCTGATTTTCAAGCTGTTTTTCATCTTGTTGCCCTGAAATCCGCTACGTACACATGA
- the LOC118242645 gene encoding nicotinamide N-methyltransferase-like — translation MEEVAHFTEGEFYQVHFDSRAYIDNFYFCPRGHEEENFLSFVLACLSRTFSTGKYKGQRLIEVGNGPTIHSIISACEYFQEIVLSDFADNNRKEIVKWLKNEEGCFDWNPIIQHVCAIEGKRPFDVEVNLRQRVKQVLKCDVRLENPFHPHNIDPAECVITSLCLEAACKDLETYRKALRGVATLVRPGGILVMVGVLGQTFYYVNEKRFSCLILSKTNIESILENLGFTIHEFNILPAQDRKKIVSDFQAVFHLVALKSATYTCDG, via the exons ATGGAGGAAGTCGCTCATTTTACTGAAGGGGAATTCTATCAGGTCCATTTTGATTCCAGGGCATATATCgacaacttttatttttgtccacGAGGCCACGAAGAAgagaattttctttctttcgtctTAGCATGTCTAAGCCGGACATTTTCAACAG GTAAATACAAAGGCCAAAGACTCATTGAAGTCGGCAACGGACCAACAATTCACAGTATAATAAGTGCTTGCGAGTACTTCCAGGAGATTGTACTATCAGATTTTGCTGACAACAATCGCAAAGAAATTGTGAAATGGTTGAAAAACGAAGAAGGGTGTTTCGATTGGAATCCCATCATCCAACACGTATGTGCAATCGAGGGGAAAAG GCCATTCGATGTGGAAGTGAACTTAAGACAGCGGGTGAAGCAAGTGCTGAAATGTGATGTCCGCTTGGAAAATCCTTTCCATCCTCACAACATCGATCCAGCCGAGTGCGTGATAACGTCTCTTTGTCTTGAAGCAGCATGCAAAGACTTGGAGACCTACAGAAAGGCACTTCGTGGAGTAGCGACACTGGTGCGCCCCGGTGGAATTCTTGTGATGGTTGGCGTTTTAGGTCAGACTTTCTACTACGTCAATGAAAAACGCTTCTCCTGCCTAATCCTAAGTAAGACAAACATTGAAAGTATATTGGAAAACTTAGGTTTTACCATCCATGAATTCAACATACTTCCAGCGCAAGATCGGAAGAAGATCGTATCTGATTTTCAAGCTGTTTTTCATCTTGTTGCCCTGAAATCCGCTACGTACACATGTGATGGGTAA
- the LOC118242751 gene encoding periodic tryptophan protein 2 homolog, which translates to MDTEQGMRYKFKHLPSISTRTCPAPNGALAGLQSTTAHKHRKPVDLSQFSFWQLKVCSLCVLTAPFDSHVSLCQEFLDRRKMTEFGSLALVDEGAGDGDGVELRLPGVRRGDMSSRHFKPEIRVTSLHFSPTGRSWATASMEGLLVYSLDTSLVFDPYDLDMDVTPVSVRHQLKKKEWTSAIVLAFHLNGTSLIREVLESVPYNQTELVSSSLPDVYVEKLLDFVASSLEKSRHLQFYLTWAQNLLTLHGQKLKSRSSAILTTIQQLLKSIQRHHDYLSKLCDWNIYTIRYTAALAKQRGMKRTATDCLVDEEVDEAEVMDSEDEEEDMSDPVIVES; encoded by the exons ATGGACACAGAGCAGGGCATGAGATACAAATTCAAACATCTGCccagcatttccacacgcacatgCCCAGCCCCAAACGGTGCACTCGCAGGCCTGCAGTCCACAACAGCACACAAGCACCGCAAGCCTGTAGACCTGTCCCAGTTCTCATTCTGGCAATTAAAGGTGTGCTCACTATGTGTCCTTACTGCACCCTTTG ACTCTCATGTGTCACTGTGTCAGGAGTTCTTGGACAGGCGTAAAATGACGGAGTTTGGTAGCCTGGCACTAGTGGACGAAGGTGCAGGAGATGGCGACGGAGTTGAACTCCGCCTGCCTGGAGTCAGGAGAG GCGACATGAGCTCCCGTCACTTTAAGCCAGAGATTCGTGTTAcctctctccacttctcccCCACTG GGCGCAGCTGGGCCACAGCCTCCATGGAGGGATTGCTCGTCTACTCCCTAGACACCTCGCTGGTGTTTGACCCCTATGACCTGGACATGGACGTTACACCAGTCAGCGTACGTCATCAGTTGAAGAAGAAGGAATGGACATCAGCCATTGTGCTAGCTTTTCACCTGAATGGGACCAGTTTAATTAGAGAAGTGCTGGAATCTGTGCCTTACAACCAAA CGGAATTGGTATCCAGCTCACTGCCAGATGTTTATGTGGAGAAGTTGCTGGACTTTGTGGCCTCATCTCTGGAGAAGTCCAGACATCTGCAGTTCTACCTCACATGGGCCCAGAACCTCCTCACCTTGCATGGGCAGAAGCTCAAGAGCAG GTCATCAGCAATACTCACAACCATTCAGCAGCTGTTGAAGAGCATCCAGAGGCACCACGATTACCTGTCCAAACT CTGCGACTGGAACATATACACCATCCGCTACACCGCGGCCCTGGCCAAAcagagagggatgaagaggacCGCAACAGACTGTCTCGTCGATGAAGAGGTGGACGAGGCAGAGGTCATGGACTCGGAGGACGAAGAGGAGGATATGAGTGATCCAGTCATAGTGGAAAGCTAA
- the LOC113590733 gene encoding nicotinamide N-methyltransferase-like isoform X1, whose product MSSHLNKIGFFSSLFARERERERAQLYTPVNGDCLSLLENTLNIMEEVAHFTEGEFYQVHFDSRAYIDSFYSCPRGHEEEENFLSFVLACLSRTFSTGKYKGQRLIEVGSGPTIHSIISACEYFQEIVLSDFADNNRKEIVKWLKNEEGCFDWNPIIQHVCAIEGKRNHSTRPFDVEVNLRQRVKQVLKCDVRLENPFHPHNIDPAECVITSLCLEAACKDLETYRKALRGVATLVRPGGILVMVGVLGQTFYYVNEKRFSCLILSKTNIESILENLGFTIHEFNILPAQDRKKIVSDFQAVFHLVALKSATYTCDG is encoded by the exons ATGTCCTCCCATCTCAATAAGATCGGTTTCTTTTCATCCTTgtttgcgagagagagagagagagagcgagcgcagcTTTATACGCCTGTGAACGGGGATTGTCTGTCACTGTTGGAGAATACACTAAATATAATGGAGGAAGTCGCTCATTTTACTGAAGGGGAATTCTATCAGGTCCATTTTGATTCCAGGGCATATATCGACAGCTTTTATTCTTGTCCACGAGGCCACGAAGAAGAAgagaattttctttctttcgtctTAGCATGTCTAAGCCGGACATTTTCAACAG GTAAATACAAAGGCCAAAGACTCATTGAAGTCGGCAGCGGACCAACAATTCACAGTATAATAAGTGCTTGCGAGTACTTCCAGGAGATTGTACTATCAGATTTTGCTGACAACAATCGCAAAGAAATTGTGAAATGGTTGAAAAACGAAGAAGGGTGTTTCGATTGGAATCCCATCATCCAACACGTATGTGCAATCGAGGGGAAAAG AAACCATTCCACTAGGCCATTCGATGTGGAAGTGAACTTAAGACAGCGGGTGAAGCAAGTGCTGAAATGTGATGTCCGCTTGGAAAATCCTTTCCATCCTCACAACATCGATCCAGCCGAGTGCGTGATAACGTCTCTTTGTCTTGAAGCAGCATGCAAAGACTTGGAGACCTACAGAAAGGCACTTCGTGGAGTAGCGACACTGGTGCGCCCCGGTGGAATTCTTGTGATGGTTGGCGTTTTAGGTCAGACTTTCTACTACGTCAATGAAAAACGCTTCTCCTGCCTAATCCTAAGTAAGACAAACATTGAAAGTATATTGGAAAACTTAGGTTTTACCATCCATGAATTCAACATACTTCCAGCGCAAGATCGGAAGAAGATCGTATCTGATTTTCAAGCTGTTTTTCATCTTGTTGCCCTGAAATCCGCTACGTACACATGTGATGGGTAA
- the LOC113590733 gene encoding nicotinamide N-methyltransferase-like isoform X2 encodes MSSHLNKIGFFSSLFARERERERAQLYTPVNGDCLSLLENTLNIMEEVAHFTEGEFYQVHFDSRAYIDSFYSCPRGHEEEENFLSFVLACLSRTFSTGKYKGQRLIEVGSGPTIHSIISACEYFQEIVLSDFADNNRKEIVKWLKNEEGCFDWNPIIQHVCAIEGKRPFDVEVNLRQRVKQVLKCDVRLENPFHPHNIDPAECVITSLCLEAACKDLETYRKALRGVATLVRPGGILVMVGVLGQTFYYVNEKRFSCLILSKTNIESILENLGFTIHEFNILPAQDRKKIVSDFQAVFHLVALKSATYTCDG; translated from the exons ATGTCCTCCCATCTCAATAAGATCGGTTTCTTTTCATCCTTgtttgcgagagagagagagagagagcgagcgcagcTTTATACGCCTGTGAACGGGGATTGTCTGTCACTGTTGGAGAATACACTAAATATAATGGAGGAAGTCGCTCATTTTACTGAAGGGGAATTCTATCAGGTCCATTTTGATTCCAGGGCATATATCGACAGCTTTTATTCTTGTCCACGAGGCCACGAAGAAGAAgagaattttctttctttcgtctTAGCATGTCTAAGCCGGACATTTTCAACAG GTAAATACAAAGGCCAAAGACTCATTGAAGTCGGCAGCGGACCAACAATTCACAGTATAATAAGTGCTTGCGAGTACTTCCAGGAGATTGTACTATCAGATTTTGCTGACAACAATCGCAAAGAAATTGTGAAATGGTTGAAAAACGAAGAAGGGTGTTTCGATTGGAATCCCATCATCCAACACGTATGTGCAATCGAGGGGAAAAG GCCATTCGATGTGGAAGTGAACTTAAGACAGCGGGTGAAGCAAGTGCTGAAATGTGATGTCCGCTTGGAAAATCCTTTCCATCCTCACAACATCGATCCAGCCGAGTGCGTGATAACGTCTCTTTGTCTTGAAGCAGCATGCAAAGACTTGGAGACCTACAGAAAGGCACTTCGTGGAGTAGCGACACTGGTGCGCCCCGGTGGAATTCTTGTGATGGTTGGCGTTTTAGGTCAGACTTTCTACTACGTCAATGAAAAACGCTTCTCCTGCCTAATCCTAAGTAAGACAAACATTGAAAGTATATTGGAAAACTTAGGTTTTACCATCCATGAATTCAACATACTTCCAGCGCAAGATCGGAAGAAGATCGTATCTGATTTTCAAGCTGTTTTTCATCTTGTTGCCCTGAAATCCGCTACGTACACATGTGATGGGTAA